A window of Chrysoperla carnea chromosome 3, inChrCarn1.1, whole genome shotgun sequence genomic DNA:
aaaatttaaacaatttttaataattttttttaataaattacgtGTAGAGTGAGccaattttcattgtatttCCTCATTAATCATAAATGTTATTATCAATTGACTTTATTACATTGTTTATAAATGGTTTCGTCATTTTATTAGGTAcatgtgtaattttttaatttcatataaattcaataaaaaccaattatttaaatatattttacaatgagCCCACTTGTTAAAGTACTATTTAAAGAGTAGTAAGTAAATTTCTCTAATTTTATATCcgtaataacttttaattttagaaaactaatttcttttaaaaacggGTTCCTAAGCTTCCCAACTCGAATTATTTCCGCCAGCCccagatataataaatatactgaaATATAAACTTACTTGTATTGATCATcttcaacaaatttttgcaattcctcaatataacgaatggattttaaatattgttgtataTGTGGCAAGATTGGCAAATGTGAATAATCggaattttgataatttgataTGACACGTAGTATAttgttcattttcaataaacgtTGCTGGGATTCGAGACCACCTGAATGTGGATGTGCCATATCAATATAAACTAAATCTGTTAAGAATAGACCtagaaaacaattaataaattttaaaactacaaaaatctACCCAAATGTATATTGTGGTATATTCTAAGGCAGTTAATCAATTCGATGTTTTGGATCTATCGATACTTTCATGGTTTTGTCAAGaaatatgcatttatttatgtattttaaatctatttacaaAAGCAAGGTAAGTttagttttcataattttttctttatgacaaaaagaaaataccagtaatcaaaatcaattttaatcagcaatatttaaattaaatgcttGTTTCTGGAGACTCtcagaaaatcaatttttttctctggAAGACTTGGAGCAtctttgattttttgtaaacgccagtttgtttttattagtcTTTCTTTGAAGCCAAAGCGGAACTTCAGATCAACAAGATTTTTGCAAACAAAGAGAGTAGTAACATATATAGCTTTTTATTCCGAAAAATATCCCATTCCTACgagatatgtattatattttgaaaaagtacacAAAATGATGAACAATTTAGAATTAATCGTTCTAAATTGCTAAGTGCTATGTTTTGTGTATAGCACgactattgaaatttttatttctccgTATAACCATGCAAGCGAAGTCCCAGGTAAACGCTAGCGTTATcttgaataaatttgaattatttaaaaacttacctAAATATGGTACACAAGGTAATTTCAAACTTTCCATATGTTCCCTTAAATTTgaccaattattattatctgaAAATACTTCGGCTAGTCtttcaaatgtttgtttatctttcttaGATAAATTACCCCATGTTTTATTAAgtctaaaacaaaagaaaacaaattgactaaataattataaaaggtTTTCCATCAAGAGTGCTAGAACTTTACACTTAAATTAAGCTACCTGTGtataagatataagatataatataaatttatttttatttgaaagagttTTTTAAGGCAGTTTATGAGATACATGATACGAGCCGAATGTAGCCGACAGCTTCGTTGAAAGGCGCGTATGCGAAAAATACAATTCCATCGATGGCATTGTTTATGGACAGTTTTAAGATCAAGTCTCACGTTTCTTCGGCATTCGCATgttgttgaattatttattgaacCACTTtgacttaatataaaatttcttatcaaaCGATGAATAGTCGACTTATTTTGACTTGGTAAGTTGCTTGAACATTTTAATAAGaaagttcaataattttcatgCGTTGTTCAATATTGCATGTATTGCTACATGATGATTTTCCTAATACTAATTACATCGCTTTGTCCAGAGGACCTGCGGTTGTTATTTGGCTGGTATCATAtatcacacaaattttttaatttaattttaaagttcaatcatttttaatggaaaaccctGTACATAATAAAGTGATATAATCATTGCCAAATGAagtgtaaaattatgataaaatgaaaagcaatataattattattttcacagtTTATTGAactgaattttacaaaataataataaaggaatATTTACCTATAAATAGAAGCACTTTGTAATGCTGATATAACAGCAAATAATGAATGTAAATTATTCAAATCGTACAATTTTTTAGCAATTCGAATAAAATGTATCAGTATTTCTGAACGTTGTTTTGGTGTGTTACCGGATAATATTTCTTGTACTGTCCAAAAACTGACctgttgaataaattaatatttgattaatgGCGATAAATTaatagtccaataaaatgaagaattaaaCTACCATCAAAACAGAAGTctgcatttttgaatataaattcgtttgacataaatttgaagtatacatagtttaaaaatattcaattctatTAAGGGggtagaaaaacattaaaaactacccccaaaatcacttaaaatcatttctaatcacttttgacgtatttgcaatagaaaccgagatatttgaaaacaaaaaatatctttcagatatctttcataatatttgacacCGAATTGTTCATTGCCATAGAActgaaaatcataattttggaGGGTTTTTTCGATTTCCCGGGGAGAAATCATGAgctttaatttagaattttttgttattgcaaatacgtcaaaattgattagaaatgattttatagaaaattttgatatgtacattttttattcaaaactttttttcatatcttCGTATGTTTtggagatattttcaaaaaagtgattttgtgGGTAGTTTTTAGTGTTAGCTCCCTtaatagaattcaatattttttaactatgtatacttcaaatttatgtcaaaacgaatttatattcaaaaatgcagGCATGCTTCCATTTTGATGTtagtttaaatcttcattttattggactataattccaagtaatattttaaaacgtaataaaattaatatcagatGAAATTGTGTAACAAAAGTTTGAACTTATAAATGTCTGATTGCTACCTTTGTTCACAGTATTTtggcttttgaaatttttccgtatcttaataattttaagtgttgTATGATTAAAAAGACCGTATTTTTGAGACATCctgtacaattattttttgtacagcGCGTaagttaaattacttttttagtaaatgaaaaatttaaatttacatgaTTAAATCGTCGAGTGAATGCAACTACATTTGGTGCAATgactagtttattttttttattccaaccACAACTCGTTAATTCTTCTGGTTCAATTGCCGTAAACGGAACTAAATCCAGTAGTGTCAACTGACTAGCAAAGTCTTCAGCAGGCACACGTAACGCATCCAATACGACTTGATCACATCCACGTGTTGTAGCGGATGCATGGTTCGGTAAACTTTGTGACTTGGATTGTGCATTTGGTGAACATCTAAAAAAAgcaacaaattatattttaaaataaatgcaacttcctgtagttttaattttatcaatttaatctACTagattatactttaaaaaaaataactttcataatGAAgggttaaatgttttaaatttattaagtaaCGCATGGTCTTTTTACTTCTTTTACgctgttttctaaattttattcagtAAGCCAATCAACAGACAAACTTTTAATGTAACTGATATAatcttaagaaaaatatatgaaaattctttcagtcaaacctgggtaagtgagaactggataagtgaaaAAACTCTATAAGTGGGAGTAATAGaaaggacccgtcattttaagctcccaaaacctctattagcgagaaacagaagcCCCTGtaagagagtcgtttttccctcatggacctccgtaagtgagactgctacttatctatacccctataagagagaaacgctacccatgtacttGCATTAGAGAGAAACtcgcgagaatgagattgtgctcccttgaactctcccTTATCAAGTTTTGACTGTAATCGGTCagtaccccccccccccattttCAGaactgatttagacttagtccaacttaatatttaaaaaaaatcaggcctttatccaaaattgcccaggcgctcgtacatccttaaaatttcaaagttttcttcTATTTCTTAATATGAAGCaaagtgagcttttcattgaatcTGAAATTTCAGGTCGAAGTTAGTGTATGTGTCAGACACACACAGGTTTCGATTAAATACTTTCTACTTGTACATACCCCCTTCACCAAAAGATATAGTCATCTTGTTATTATTAGTTGGCTGTACTGATCTCAAGAAAATGGATCATTgaaagataaatataaatttagcttGCTTTTACTAACCCATAATTGAGGTAACCGGTGATTGCTGGTGGAGTTGGGCTTGAAAATGAATGTGActgtttttcctttttatgtattttattttctgataacATTCCAGTTGATGATGCCATAATTTTGGTGGATGTACAATGTTTTGCTTTGGAATCACGTTTCTTTTGCAATAGTGGAAGTCCATTATTATCTTGTTTAGTAGACAATGACAGTGAATCTGAGTTATCTGTATCACTGCCTGGtgatttattttgataacaaagaTCT
This region includes:
- the LOC123295574 gene encoding ras-specific guanine nucleotide-releasing factor RalGPS1 isoform X2 encodes the protein MLSTVCFVKGKFYNNLIPEDLCYQNKSPGSDTDNSDSLSLSTKQDNNGLPLLQKKRDSKAKHCTSTKIMASSTGMLSENKIHKKEKQSHSFSSPTPPAITGYLNYGCSPNAQSKSQSLPNHASATTRGCDQVVLDALRVPAEDFASQLTLLDLVPFTAIEPEELTSCGWNKKNKLVIAPNVVAFTRRFNHVSFWTVQEILSGNTPKQRSEILIHFIRIAKKLYDLNNLHSLFAVISALQSASIYRLNKTWGNLSKKDKQTFERLAEVFSDNNNWSNLREHMESLKLPCVPYLGLFLTDLVYIDMAHPHSGGLESQQRLLKMNNILRVISNYQNSDYSHLPILPHIQQYLKSIRYIEELQKFVEDDQYKLSKKLEPPSPVSSSSCSSKESIPPKATVVDTSAIASLNLSPAKASCGSLRLHNAVSQSAKFIPGHRKSRSLGSKFRSTSLPRNFHKQVGPCGTIGIAPTCGGIFHKCHQQQVSVDLKDGCPKTIHLLDDSVMEETLSIETDSIGETSSIATISRVPSFASEDQCNLLLQSLDDDDLSEDGSETSMQGCVRRKTVLKENKKPTVSSWQRYWIQIWASSLVYFSPKSFKGNSRSDFKREPCKMVDIVGWTAVMGENALQPDLFQLLDPQKRNVYKFRAGTKAKAEKWCRHIQLASSQTDQKPLPANLMLFD
- the LOC123295574 gene encoding ras-specific guanine nucleotide-releasing factor RalGPS1 isoform X1, translating into MMRYSEIPRDISGDSISAIRVTTEIPEDLCYQNKSPGSDTDNSDSLSLSTKQDNNGLPLLQKKRDSKAKHCTSTKIMASSTGMLSENKIHKKEKQSHSFSSPTPPAITGYLNYGCSPNAQSKSQSLPNHASATTRGCDQVVLDALRVPAEDFASQLTLLDLVPFTAIEPEELTSCGWNKKNKLVIAPNVVAFTRRFNHVSFWTVQEILSGNTPKQRSEILIHFIRIAKKLYDLNNLHSLFAVISALQSASIYRLNKTWGNLSKKDKQTFERLAEVFSDNNNWSNLREHMESLKLPCVPYLGLFLTDLVYIDMAHPHSGGLESQQRLLKMNNILRVISNYQNSDYSHLPILPHIQQYLKSIRYIEELQKFVEDDQYKLSKKLEPPSPVSSSSCSSKESIPPKATVVDTSAIASLNLSPAKASCGSLRLHNAVSQSAKFIPGHRKSRSLGSKFRSTSLPRNFHKQVGPCGTIGIAPTCGGIFHKCHQQQVSVDLKDGCPKTIHLLDDSVMEETLSIETDSIGETSSIATISRVPSFASEDQCNLLLQSLDDDDLSEDGSETSMQGCVRRKTVLKENKKPTVSSWQRYWIQIWASSLVYFSPKSFKGNSRSDFKREPCKMVDIVGWTAVMGENALQPDLFQLLDPQKRNVYKFRAGTKAKAEKWCRHIQLASSQTDQKPLPANLMLFD
- the LOC123295574 gene encoding ras-specific guanine nucleotide-releasing factor RalGPS2 isoform X3 produces the protein MMRYSEIPRDISGDSISAIRVTTEIPEDLCYQNKSPGSDTDNSDSLSLSTKQDNNGLPLLQKKRDSKAKHCTSTKIMASSTGMLSENKIHKKEKQSHSFSSPTPPAITGYLNYGCSPNAQSKSQSLPNHASATTRGCDQVVLDALRVPAEDFASQLTLLDLVPFTAIEPEELTSCGWNKKNKLVIAPNVVAFTRRFNHVSFWTVQEILSGNTPKQRSEILIHFIRIAKKLYDLNNLHSLFAVISALQSASIYRLNKTWGNLSKKDKQTFERLAEVFSDNNNWSNLREHMESLKLPCVPYLGLFLTDLVYIDMAHPHSGGLESQQRLLKMNNILRVISNYQNSDYSHLPILPHIQQYLKSIRYIEELQKFVEDDQYKLSKKLEPPSPVSSSSCSSKESIPPKATVVDTSAIASLNLSPAKASCGSLRLHNAVSQSAKFIPGHRKSRSLGSNIFHKCHQQQVSVDLKDGCPKTIHLLDDSVMEETLSIETDSIGETSSIATISRVPSFASEDQCNLLLQSLDDDDLSEDGSETSMQGCVRRKTVLKENKKPTVSSWQRYWIQIWASSLVYFSPKSFKGNSRSDFKREPCKMVDIVGWTAVMGENALQPDLFQLLDPQKRNVYKFRAGTKAKAEKWCRHIQLASSQTDQKPLPANLMLFD